The following coding sequences lie in one Heyndrickxia oleronia genomic window:
- a CDS encoding PTS transporter subunit EIIC: MKRVLNGLQLFGKSLFAPILLLPIIGLFIAFGNVFGNGNLAEYIPFLKHPFVQNIGQFISGSAVSILQNLALVFAVGIPIGLAKKDKGYAALTGLVSFVIFINAMHQVLKLADRLVPTESMQSSGQAMVLNVQVLEMGVFSGILIGALVGVLHNKYCDTKFKGVMQIYSGHRFVAILAIPSAMILGVLAAEFWPFVQNGITALAIGIKSLGSFGFLVYGFLERILIPTGLHHLVYTPFLYTELGGTEQIGKDIVYGARNIYFAEMADKSIPVLSSTVNWDARGLSKMFGLMGAAVAMYVTAKKGKKSMAKAVLLPAAITSFLLGVTEPIEFAFMFVAPVLFVVHAVLAGTGMMLLSLLGVHAIGANGFIDFLLYNLPLGTTKSNWPMFILVGLFMFALYFIIFRFLILKLNLKTPGREDDTEVVVEQVPVQTTKQGTDKDQNSSPVGQTIITALGGSENIENVDNCYTRLRLVLKNPDIVDENLLKQTGSKGVIKSGNNVQVVYGLNVKSVRDQVDSSLGGI; encoded by the coding sequence ATGAAAAGGGTCTTGAATGGTCTTCAACTTTTTGGAAAATCATTATTTGCACCTATATTACTTTTACCGATTATAGGGCTGTTTATAGCCTTTGGTAATGTATTTGGAAATGGGAACTTAGCAGAATATATTCCATTTTTAAAACATCCATTTGTACAGAATATTGGACAGTTTATTTCGGGATCGGCCGTATCGATTCTTCAAAACCTGGCCCTTGTTTTCGCCGTTGGGATTCCAATCGGATTAGCGAAAAAGGATAAAGGGTATGCGGCTTTAACTGGCTTAGTTTCTTTCGTTATTTTTATCAATGCCATGCATCAAGTACTGAAATTAGCAGATCGTTTAGTGCCAACTGAGTCTATGCAATCTTCTGGGCAAGCAATGGTATTGAATGTTCAAGTGCTTGAAATGGGTGTATTTTCAGGTATTTTAATCGGGGCTTTGGTAGGGGTTTTACACAATAAATATTGTGATACGAAATTTAAAGGCGTTATGCAAATTTATTCTGGTCATCGTTTCGTTGCTATTCTGGCCATTCCAAGTGCGATGATTTTAGGTGTATTGGCCGCTGAATTTTGGCCATTTGTTCAAAATGGAATTACGGCATTAGCCATTGGTATTAAAAGCCTAGGGTCTTTTGGCTTCTTAGTATATGGCTTCCTAGAACGAATTTTAATCCCTACTGGTCTGCATCATCTTGTATATACACCATTTTTATATACAGAATTAGGTGGAACAGAACAGATAGGTAAAGATATAGTCTATGGGGCAAGAAATATTTACTTTGCTGAAATGGCAGATAAAAGTATTCCAGTGTTAAGCAGCACTGTAAACTGGGATGCACGTGGATTAAGTAAAATGTTTGGATTAATGGGTGCTGCAGTAGCGATGTATGTAACAGCTAAAAAAGGTAAAAAATCAATGGCGAAAGCAGTTTTATTACCTGCTGCGATTACTTCCTTCTTATTGGGTGTAACGGAACCAATCGAATTTGCGTTCATGTTCGTGGCTCCTGTATTATTCGTTGTTCATGCGGTTTTAGCTGGTACAGGTATGATGCTGTTAAGTCTGTTAGGTGTCCATGCAATTGGGGCAAATGGTTTTATTGATTTCTTACTTTATAACCTGCCATTAGGAACAACAAAATCCAATTGGCCGATGTTTATATTAGTCGGATTGTTTATGTTTGCACTTTACTTCATTATATTCCGCTTCTTAATTTTAAAGTTGAACTTAAAGACACCGGGGCGTGAAGATGATACAGAAGTTGTAGTAGAGCAGGTTCCTGTTCAAACAACGAAACAGGGAACAGACAAAGATCAGAATTCTTCTCCAGTTGGGCAGACAATTATTACTGCTTTGGGTGGAAGTGAAAATATCGAGAACGTTGATAATTGCTATACAAGATTAAGGCTTGTATTGAAAAATCCAGATATTGTGGACGAAAACCTATTGAAACAAACAGGTTCAAAAGGTGTGATCAAGTCTGGTAATAATGTTCAGGTTGTTTACGGATTAAATGTTAAATCTGTTCGGGATCAAGTAGATAGTAGCTTAGGAGGAATATAA